A genomic stretch from Nitrospirota bacterium includes:
- a CDS encoding type II toxin-antitoxin system HicA family toxin has product MIYREITRKLIAIGCKELPRRGGGSHRKWYNPTTQCATILPDWGNRDLKVGTLKAAIKQLGIEWDTFFKV; this is encoded by the coding sequence ATGATTTATCGTGAAATTACCCGTAAGCTGATTGCCATCGGCTGTAAAGAACTTCCGAGACGGGGAGGAGGATCTCACCGTAAGTGGTACAACCCCACGACTCAGTGCGCTACAATATTGCCGGATTGGGGAAACCGTGATCTCAAGGTTGGGACTCTCAAGGCTGCAATAAAGCAGCTCGGCATTGAATGGGATACTTTTTTCAAGGTATGA
- the amrS gene encoding AmmeMemoRadiSam system radical SAM enzyme produces the protein MREALLYQKLENNKVRCDLCAHRCLLTEGKTGICGVRKNLGGTLYTLVYDKVIAAHIDPIEKKPLFHFLPGSTSFSIATVGCNFRCLHCQNSEISQMPKDEKIISGSSMTPLDIVDNAHRNGCESISYTYTEPTIFFELAYETARLAHEKGLKNIFVTNGYMTEEALDMVRPYLDAANVDLKFFDEKMHKRVCGASRDPVLETIKRMKGYGIWVEVTTLIIPTKNDSDEELTQIAEFVKGVGAEIPWHVSAFHPTYKMNDLPRTPASTLERARKIGLKAGLRYVYTGNIPGDEGEHTFCHNCKSALIHRVGFEIIENYVRESRCPFCGAVIDGVGMSNREYENV, from the coding sequence ATGAGAGAAGCCCTTTTATATCAGAAGTTAGAGAATAACAAGGTTCGGTGCGACCTCTGTGCCCACAGATGCCTTCTAACAGAAGGTAAAACCGGTATATGCGGTGTAAGAAAAAACCTCGGCGGCACACTTTATACACTTGTATATGACAAGGTAATTGCGGCCCATATTGATCCTATTGAGAAGAAGCCTCTTTTTCACTTCCTGCCAGGGTCCACATCTTTTTCTATTGCTACAGTAGGGTGTAATTTCAGGTGTCTCCACTGCCAGAATTCTGAGATATCGCAGATGCCTAAGGATGAGAAGATTATCAGCGGAAGCAGTATGACGCCGCTGGATATTGTTGATAATGCTCATAGGAACGGATGCGAGAGCATATCGTATACGTATACTGAACCGACCATATTTTTTGAACTTGCATATGAGACAGCGAGGCTTGCCCATGAAAAGGGGCTGAAGAATATTTTTGTAACAAACGGTTATATGACAGAAGAGGCGCTTGATATGGTCAGGCCTTATCTGGATGCCGCAAATGTTGACCTGAAGTTTTTTGATGAAAAGATGCACAAGCGTGTATGTGGTGCATCAAGAGACCCTGTACTTGAGACAATAAAACGTATGAAGGGATATGGTATATGGGTTGAGGTAACAACACTTATCATTCCTACTAAAAATGACTCTGACGAGGAATTGACTCAGATAGCAGAGTTTGTTAAAGGTGTCGGTGCCGAGATTCCCTGGCATGTGAGTGCATTTCACCCGACGTATAAGATGAATGACCTTCCGCGTACCCCAGCGTCCACTTTAGAAAGGGCTAGGAAGATTGGTCTCAAGGCGGGACTTAGGTATGTTTATACAGGGAATATTCCCGGCGATGAAGGGGAGCACACATTCTGTCATAATTGCAAGTCAGCGCTGATACATCGTGTTGGTTTTGAGATTATTGAAAACTATGTCAGAGAATCAAGATGTCCATTTTGCGGTGCAGTTATAGATGGTGTTGGGATGAGTAACAGGGAATATGAAAATGTTTGA
- a CDS encoding type II toxin-antitoxin system HicB family antitoxin — protein sequence MIYKVPLVLTPQPEGGFTVTSPLLPELLTEGNTIEEALENVHDALVAAIEMYEDLGRQLPRNVQISDTTSPVWLEALVATS from the coding sequence ATGATATACAAAGTTCCGTTGGTTCTCACGCCTCAGCCTGAAGGCGGTTTTACCGTTACATCACCTCTTTTGCCGGAATTGCTTACAGAGGGTAATACAATTGAAGAAGCATTGGAAAATGTTCACGATGCCCTCGTAGCCGCCATTGAAATGTATGAGGATTTAGGACGACAACTGCCCAGGAATGTTCAGATTTCCGATACAACAAGCCCTGTTTGGCTCGAAGCTTTGGTAGCAACTTCATGA